From Nerophis lumbriciformis linkage group LG09, RoL_Nlum_v2.1, whole genome shotgun sequence, one genomic window encodes:
- the LOC133607131 gene encoding uncharacterized protein isoform X1 has protein sequence MSVSGIHQGTLRMYGGFLFKQWKKRFLLLTAEGGLFVCHHVSAPPDQLVLLQNSCEAIVEGKEILDLPKMPAGGSRDCCFALILTQNKYLLLMADTPADCSQWLNVLKKVKQSVSSPLSLCKRHQVPPLNIALKDLVPDQIQDKDPPTPPISNGEALSPGPLIGSPKDKGRDSPRTKYYKGGRPSVGCLRHGTINNTQTVRAVYLLMGGAAASSAMGYLGSCSPSGLDAKAPDLPLSADFSDVGPAGAYHTDSPAITSPHFNSFDFEMADADFNAFDCGGFTF, from the exons ATGAGCGTCTCTGGAATCCATCAAGGCACACTCAGGATGTATG GAGGATTTCTTTTCAAACAATGGAAGAAGAGGTTCCTGCTCCTGACAGCTGAAGGCGGCCTTTTTGTGTGTCACCACGTTTCAGCTCCACCTGACCAGCTGGTGTTGTTGCAGAACAGCTGTGAGGCCATTGTGGAGGGCAAGGAGATCCTTGACCTTCCAAAGATGCCTGCTGGCGGAAGCCGAGATTGCTGCTTCGCTCTCATCTTGACCCAAAATAAATACCTGCTCCTGATGGCCGACacccctgcagactgcag TCAATGGTTGAACGTGCTGAAAAAAGTCAAACAA AGCGTCTCGTCACCTCTTAGTCTTTGCAAGCGGCATCAGGTGCCGCCGCTCAATATTGCTCTGAAAGACCTGGTACCCGATCAAATCCAGGATAAAGATCCACCGACCCCACCGATCAGCAATGGCGAGGCACTTTCACCTGGGCCTCTGATTGGCTccccaaaggacaaag GCAGGGATTCTCCACGCACAAAGTACTACAAAGGAGGCAGGCCCTCGGTGGGCTGCCTGCGTCACGGCaccatcaacaacactcagacGGTGAGGGCCGTCTACCTGCTGATGGGAGGGGCCGCCGCGTCGTCTGCTATGGGCTACTTAGGCTCGTGCTCACCCTCCGGCCTGGACGCCAAAGCTCCCGACCTGCCCCTCAGCGCAGACTTCTCAGATGTGGGACCGGCAGGGGCGTACCACACTGACAGCCCCGCCATCACCTCCCCACACTTTAACAGCTTTGACTTTGAAATGGCAGACGCTGATTTTAACGCTTTTGATTGTGGGGGGTTTACTTTTTGA
- the LOC133607131 gene encoding uncharacterized protein isoform X2, whose translation MNSCEAIVEGKEILDLPKMPAGGSRDCCFALILTQNKYLLLMADTPADCSQWLNVLKKVKQSVSSPLSLCKRHQVPPLNIALKDLVPDQIQDKDPPTPPISNGEALSPGPLIGSPKDKGRDSPRTKYYKGGRPSVGCLRHGTINNTQTVRAVYLLMGGAAASSAMGYLGSCSPSGLDAKAPDLPLSADFSDVGPAGAYHTDSPAITSPHFNSFDFEMADADFNAFDCGGFTF comes from the exons ATG AACAGCTGTGAGGCCATTGTGGAGGGCAAGGAGATCCTTGACCTTCCAAAGATGCCTGCTGGCGGAAGCCGAGATTGCTGCTTCGCTCTCATCTTGACCCAAAATAAATACCTGCTCCTGATGGCCGACacccctgcagactgcag TCAATGGTTGAACGTGCTGAAAAAAGTCAAACAA AGCGTCTCGTCACCTCTTAGTCTTTGCAAGCGGCATCAGGTGCCGCCGCTCAATATTGCTCTGAAAGACCTGGTACCCGATCAAATCCAGGATAAAGATCCACCGACCCCACCGATCAGCAATGGCGAGGCACTTTCACCTGGGCCTCTGATTGGCTccccaaaggacaaag GCAGGGATTCTCCACGCACAAAGTACTACAAAGGAGGCAGGCCCTCGGTGGGCTGCCTGCGTCACGGCaccatcaacaacactcagacGGTGAGGGCCGTCTACCTGCTGATGGGAGGGGCCGCCGCGTCGTCTGCTATGGGCTACTTAGGCTCGTGCTCACCCTCCGGCCTGGACGCCAAAGCTCCCGACCTGCCCCTCAGCGCAGACTTCTCAGATGTGGGACCGGCAGGGGCGTACCACACTGACAGCCCCGCCATCACCTCCCCACACTTTAACAGCTTTGACTTTGAAATGGCAGACGCTGATTTTAACGCTTTTGATTGTGGGGGGTTTACTTTTTGA